The proteins below are encoded in one region of Hordeum vulgare subsp. vulgare chromosome 3H, MorexV3_pseudomolecules_assembly, whole genome shotgun sequence:
- the LOC123443776 gene encoding uncharacterized protein LOC123443776 yields MASAGVPRRRYQGCSAMDADPRDHPRCSSLSWQAPPQTSSLVGQDAATSSAASLLLPQEQPCSGRPWSSESRRIDLCKAPPPPTLSGSAT; encoded by the exons ATGGCCAGCGCCGGTGTGCCTCGCCGGCGCTACCAG GGCTGCTCCGCCATGGACGCGGACCCTCGAGACCACCCCAGGTGCAGCTCGCTGTCGTGGCAGGCCCCCCCTCAAACTTCATCGCTCGTGGGCCAGGACGCCGCAACTTCCAGCGCCGCTTCTCTGCTTCTCCCGCAAGAACAGCCATGCTCAGGCCGCCCATGGAGCTCGGAGTCCCGCCGCATCGACCTCTGCAAGGCGCCTCCACCCCCAACTCTGTCGGGATCAGCGACTTGA